The DNA region ataatagtctgagTTACTAACTACTGTCATTAGGATTTAGACTTTTTCTAGGCCCGTCTGCTTTAAGAGGTTTCTACTGAATAAACAGTAGATACTCTGATGGGCCTGCTTTGTAAGCAACTGATCTTTCTCTATTTCAGCGTTcaattgccttttaaaaaaatgttgtgtttttaatgttttaactaCATTGTCATGTGGAGTTTCtttttaggtctttttttttcttgatcagaATGTTTATTGTCTTTATGAAAAGATCTTCATAGAAAACTGCTTTAGCAGccctttcctgagctctgaggaagcTTGTCTTCTTTTGAGCAACTCGGTCTTTCTTCTGGGCAAGAGACATTTTGGGATGATTCCACCTCTTCTTTTTCACTTCTCTCATGGACTTCTCATAGACTGGATTTTCTCGGATAGTGGCATGAGCTTTCTTAGACATCTCCTCCACCATATCTGGAGTTTCGTGGTTCTCTATGTACTGAGAGAACTGTTTCTTGTAcgcatcttcatcttcctccattAGGTAGTGCATGTAGTGACCCATGACGTGCTTCCAATGTGTCTCTGCATTGAACTCCTTACTTTCAGAGTCATAACCAGGGAATCGTTTAGTACTGCGAGGGATAGACAAGTCTCCATCCACAGCTCCCTTCAGGTTCCCAAAAACTATATTGCCAGTTGTAGTTCGGGCAAGACCTGCATCCAGATAGCAAGTGAAGGCACCAGGCTGACCATCAATGCTTTCAAAATTTTATTCACATCCATTCACCTCCACTTGGCCTTCATAGATCTTGTCCATACCAAACCTATTCAGAAACCTGCGGGCCAGCAGCAGGCCAGTGCAATAGGCTGCAGCATAATTTGTCAGGCCAACTTTCACACTGTATTTTGGAAGTTCATGTGCCTATGCTGCACAGACAATCATATCCCCTTCTATATGCAATCTGGCAGATGATATCTCTGTTAGTTACATGAACTATCATCCTATATCTGGGTGTTTTGTACTTATTCTTGTCCAGGATCACCAATTGTTTCCGTGCATAGTAGTTGTTAGTTTTACCCTCTTGCTGCCTTCTAAATCTCACttggtattttttaaagtagGCCTTATTCTTGACAACTTTCACAAACCCCATCCTGCAGAACAGAGACCCACAAGCACAGCTCCACGCAGACCTGCAGAGTTGGCTGCCCTAGTGGGAAAAAGACTGGAGTCACGTACGCATGCCTCTTTTTAggtcttatttatttagtgttgttACATGGTTTTGCCAATATGAGTATATCTCTCtatatttggaaatttttattacattattttattaaaactattctccagtaaattattaaaagtattaCTATATGCCTTATATATAGTAATCTTCTCCTCCTATACTTATAATTATAAGATGAAGCTTTTTCATGATATctcaaataatttcttttttgatcttgtatattaagaaaaacaaagttatgaaattcacaggttaatgaatggagctagaaatAATAATTCTTAATGAGGTAAtcaagacccagaaagataaagcatcatgttctcttttatttgtggAAATTAGCTTTAAACCTTTTGATATCTTTGCTTTATCTTGGAATACCCATTACGACTAGGAAAGGAGGTAAGATATAAAACAGCAGAAATAAAGGGTAAATGAGAATAAAGGTACGGAAAGTGTTAAAGGGATGGGGGAATAGGAGAGCAGGATAAAAAGGGAATACAGGAAGGGATAACTAACACTAAGATACTTTCAAAAACTTATATGGAAATCTGCTACTGTAGaagtattctaaaataaatatatacatacacagaaaatcaCAATGTTAGAAATGGGTTACATCTTAGGAACTGCTGGACAACGATGTCCCAAAGACCCCTAAACATTACAGATGATTGCCAATGTTGCATTTCATAAATTGGCAGTAAGATCATATTGCTGAAAACACTCCATACATGAGTACtagaacatggaaaaataaaactggcACCCACACAGAGACTTTGTGCCTATTGGATACCTTTCATTGTTctggaaggtgctatgcatgCTACCAAGGGAGGGAATGTTTATCATACTTATCCATTCGTGAATCCTGTGAACTTTCTTATTAAACTTCAGACCTGGCCCACAAGATGAAATCAACATCTGATATCATGATAAGTCCAAAAATTTGTGCCTAGAAAAGCCACATACTCTAAGGAAGAACCTAATAAAACTAGCACAATTATTCTGTCAGATAAACACAGTATTAAACTAAGTTGTAGTGACTTATTGTTATGCCCATAAATTAGAATCAGGAAAATGAAACCAGCTGTATAGAAAACAAAGCCAGGACACATTTGGCTAATAATACATCatgaaattacaaagcttctacaTAGTGTCTCAAACAATCAAGTGAACAGTCAGCTTACAGAATAGAAGAAATTATTTGGTATCTACACATCTGAAAGAAAGTTCATATCTAGTCTATGCAAAACAGGAAAAGATTAACCCCTTTGAGAAATCAAAAACATAGTCACTAAGTGGGTTAATGAAAATAACAGAGCATATGAAGTGCAGCTGgccaataaacatgaaaaatattttgactaTACTAGTTCCAAAGGTTTTTATTGATTTCCAATTAAGATTAATAATTATTGATAAGACAAGCCATGTGTATTTCAGTAAGGGATTATCTAAATTAAGGCAGTATATGGAAGAGGAAttatcagattttatttattaagatagGAAAACCCATCTTACTGGGATAGTAACATTCCATAGTTTGAGATCCTTTTTTGAATAAAAAGGAGGAGAAACCTGACAAATAGTAATTatgtttctttgcattttgactGGATGCAATGTTACTAGGGACTCCCTAGCTCTTGCTACCATGCTTTCCTCCAAAAGTAGAATTTTAACTTTGAAATGTGAGCTAAAGTAAACCAATCTTTTCTAGCATTGCTTAGGTCAGGAAacttttatcacagcagtaaaaattaatacaatatccattagagaaatgcaaactaCAAGAGATTCCATCTGATCCTATtcagacaagaaaacaaattagaGATAGCAATGTCTTGTGTTAGACAGTGTCTACCCTGTTTTAAGAGATTAGAGTGACAGAAGACTTCAGATGTCAACTTATGACCTCTCTATATGGATGAGCTTTGATTAGTTGCACATATTAAGACTCCCTGAGCCCAATATGCTCTTCATTTTGCTTATTCATTATCCTGGTCTATGTGTGATAACATTTATAGTATTGaaattgttctttaatttttaaacataaatcgTGATTTTTTTTTGCCAATGCTAGAAtagttcttaaaattatttaaaatatacaacccATGAGAAATCATTAAATTGATATGTGGCAACATGCTAGCTAGATAATCAACTTTCAGGCAACTAGATTTAGAAGTAAACCCCAAATTAAATATGGGTAGTCATTATTAAATTTCACCAATGAACTAGAGGGCCTTTGCTAGGCATTGCCATATACTATTCTCTATTTTTATATACCTCACTACCAATTGCTATTGACAAGATAAAACTGACAACAGGAAACTTTTTTGGTGAATGGAATTCCAGAATAGGACCAATATTAATTTTGAGTGTCAGAccaagattttgttttaaatgtgttttctttaatatttattttcttttatttataaaaactttTATAAGTGTAGATTGAAAATGCTTCCTTTTTGGTGTAGAATTTACCATGAGAAGATCCTATTTGTCAGCCTAAAAGGATTCagagaaggaaagataaaatCCTGTACTTTACATCTGATACAAATTTTGTCTTACTAaatctgaccctctgtacttttctttgactttgttctGGAACACACAGATGTCTTGAGAATTGACataatttctcctctctctggagAGCTGTCTCCCAGAAGGTGAGAGAAATCTTACTATTGTAACTGTTTGACAATATTACTCTGTTATTCCAAATACAAAGCCCTCATGGATAACTATGCCTTGTGCTTTGACAGACTTATTGGAGATGTCAGATGGTCAGGGCCTTTACTTACCTATGCATGATAGCTAATCTACATTCCTTATAAGTGGGCAAGAATCTTAGAATGCAGGAGGAGTCTACATTGCCTTCTTCAGGCACATATGTGTGGCTTCATAACACAATTCCCTGAATTACCTCAACTTTGACAGAACATCACTCAGAAATtcacctttattttcttctgaaaaagaCCTCAGAGATTTTTCAAGAATTCAACAGCTAAAGTTATAAAGGATATTAATTACACTTTTTCTTTGAGAAGGTTCTGTTCTAAAAGTGGGATAAGTATGCATTTGTAGGGTGGGAGTCATCttaatctcaaagtaatttttttttatagacaaTTAACTTTATGTTTGTCATTTGTGGaactaaaccaaacaacaacaaaaagggaagCATCATAATTCTGTTTCATTCTTAGCAGAATCTGACAAACTACTATACTACACAAGGTAAAAGTAACTATTATAACATTTGCAATTTGATAAATCATAAATGTCACAACCTGACTCTTGTTTGGTAGGTGATCTGGGAAGGATTCATTTCCTGAGAGAGAATGTCTTCAGTCAtaaatttactatttttcttATGTTATGAACAATCAAGTTTGTAAAATAAGCttattaaatattgttttcattCTGCATCTTTATATCATTCAGCTACTACCTATTAGCCACAATAGATACACATTACAGTGATTAATTTGTATTACTAGATTCAGAAAGCTGTGGCAATAGTAAATATACAGAGAACATTTGGGCTTGATCTTGCCAAATGTAGAGTAAAGTAAATTCAactttaatattaaaacattatGTGGAATGAgctagaaataaatcttaaaaattaaaactgtgttCATTCTTGCCTGTagacaattttaaagaaaagtgaaaaaaatacattattttttaaaattggtttatgACTACTTTAATCTCTTTCTCTACTTAGATATCTCACTTCTCTTTGGCCTGAAAAATATCATCTAGCTTGTAATTACATGCATACTTAATTACTAACTAGATTAATGAATattctatttttagcttttaaagCAGCCATGGATAATAACATActattttactgttttaatacttttattttattctccaagtaaataatttagtaaagtggttttcattttctataaccttttaatattttcagttattCCATTACTTACATTAGAATGGTTTATCACAAAATACCATgtacatattataaaattttaacttgATAAACACCAATTGCTTTGTTATGTCCACAAAGGAATTTATCTTCTCTTTACATACAGAGACTCTGTGGCTCAAGGAACTTGCCCAAGGTTTCAGATAAAAGAAGGGAGAAACTGAACCAGAACCCGTATATTTCACAGTAAGTTCATGCTGTTCATGGTGCTATTACACAGCCTCTAGCTCCCCTCTGAGTACACATATTCCATAATCATTTATCATATGCATATTTGACTCATGTTTACTGATTAGTTCCCTTTTTGCAGGTGCTATATATCATACTCACAATATAGGAGTAAGAGTCATAGAGGGTCAGAAGGAGGTTACTGTTATGTGAAGAAAATATGAAGATAATAttagaaaatatgttttgatCCATGAAGGAGAATTAAGGAATTCATATTAAAGATAAGTAAATTTACCTTAATACTCGAGAATATGGAAAAGTGAGCCAGGTAATGATCAAGAAGCACTTATTAAAGTACAAGTGCAGTACTAAGTCTCAAGAATGATCAATAACATGGATTCCAAAGCTGCATTTCTTCATGCGATTCTGACCCCAGTAGATGAAATTTTGAGACATTATGTTTTGTACCTCAtttgtaaatatgaaatatattatctcctcattttattattttatagattaaaTGAGTGTGGCTGAAGCATTTAGGAAAATGTCTGTCATAGcaaaatattatattaacattTATAATAATTGTTATTACCCATACTCAAAAATACAAAGTTCAAACTGGATATAAAATGGAGTAGATTGCTTTATAAGTAGAAGAACATAAGAAAGTCTATGTGAGCTCTCTAAGAAATGTGTTATTGTTGGTTGTGAAAGCATATgtagagacattttaaaaaggcaatttaagcctatttttcccatttttatttccaatatattatgtaaatatgcTGCACcctttttttttatcttggaattacaaaatccaggaaaaaattaaaataatacttgCTGAACCTTGGGACACAGATCAGAAATCAGCACAGATCAAAAGGGAGAGGTAAGATAAGTGCAAGGCTTTCTAGGCTCTACAGAAGGTTTAAGATAAGTCTTGGCAACTCAGCAAGATCTCAGTATAAAATGCACATGAAGTGAGAAGGTATTGGGTTTACTGGGAGAGTGCATTTAGGACATTCATGAGATGTTAAGTTCAATTTCTAATATTATCAGTAAATGTATTAGTATTTCCTCTGGTAAACAAATCCTATGATATATGTTAACCATTTCTATAATTGGTTATATTTGTAACCACTATTTATCTTTAGGATCCCAAATAGATAATGGATAtggcaagctttttttttttttttttaaaaatcatttaaaaaaattattgaaactCGAAGCTAAAACTCCAAGTTTATCTAAATTTTAATACTAAAGTCTacagtatctttaaaaacaacacttAAGCTTCTTCCTGAATGTCATTTTTAACCATATgacatctctatctctatctatctatctatctatctatctatctggtacAGAACAATCATTTATTGGGTGAGGGTGCATCAATCTTGGCCACTGCCTTCCTCATGGCTGCCACCATGTTCCTCAGCTCCTCCCGCTTTCTCTTGACTTGGACGTGCATGCTTACCTTCTTCTTgatgaacttgaacttgaatGCGCACTTGTCCTTGGACACGTTCAGCAACTCCATGTTGCACAGCTCATAAGGTGTGAAGCTGCACACCTCCTGGATCATGTTCCACATGAACTTGGTTTGCTTAGTGAGGCACCTGCATGGTCGGCTGTGCCTTGTTCTTCATCACCTTGTGGCCCCATTGAGGCCCATGGCCATGGGGTAGTGGGGCCATGGCCACTGCTCTCTGATGCTTCCCCATTTTTGACCATCAATACCATGAAGTGAtattgaactcagtatgtagatagaaaaaaatgtatagaaaggtgataataaaaacacaaatggcATCAAACATATGAAGGAAATGTCTAATTTTGCCATTTCGGGAAATAGAAGTAAAAGTAGTATTTGAATACTGTATCACTTGTTTGAATTCAGTTTGCCATGGTATGaggccaaaattaaaaaaaaaaaatgtcagtagaAGAGCATTGCAAACCCTAGTCCTGTAGCAGCTGTTTATAAGGTCAAACTAAGAGTTTGTTTATTTTGCCTTATGCCTCTCATCAGGTCTCTTCCATGGGCGACAGGGAAACAAGCAATCACTCAGATATGACTGACTTCATCCTTGTAGGCTTCAGGGTCAGCCCCGAGCTCCatatcctcctcttcctgctctttctgcttGTGTATGCCATGATCCTTCTAGGAAACCTTGGGATGATGGCCATCATTATGACTGATCCCAGGCTGAACACACCAATGTATTTCTTTCTAGGCAACCTCTCCTTCATCGACCTCTTCTACTCATCTGTTATTGCACCGAAGGCTATGAGCAACTTTTGGACCGAGAGCAAGTCCATCTCATTTGCAGGCTGTGTGGCCCAGATCTTTCTCTTTGCACTCTTCATTGTGGCTGAAGGATTTCTCCTGGCAGCCATGGCTTATGACCGTTTCATTGCCATCTGCAACCCACTCCTGTATTCTGTTCACATGTCCACACGTCTCTGCACTCAGCTGGTGGCAGGCTCTTATTTTTGTGGCTGTATCAGCTCTGTTCTCCAGACCGGCATGACATTTACTTTATCCTTTTGTGCTTCTCGAGCTATTGACCACTTTTACTGTGATAGTCGGCCACTTCAGAGACTCTCCTGTtctgacattttcatacacaaaATAGTATCTTTTTCTTTAGCTGGCATCATTATCTTACCAACTGTCATAGTCATCATTGTTTCCTACATGTATATTGTATCCACTGTTCTAAAGATACGCTccgtggagggaaggaagaaagcctTCTCCACTTGCAGCTCTCACCTGGGTGTTGTGAGTGTGCTGTATGGTGCTGTTTTCTTCATGTATCTCACCCCTGACAGATTTCCTGAACTGAGTAAGCTGGCTTCTTTGTGCTATTCCCTAGTCACACCTATGCTGAACCCTCTGATTTACTCTCTGAGAAACAAAGATGTTAAAGAAGCTCTAAGCAAACTTCTAGAGAAGAAAAAATCGAGTGGTTCATTTTTCCCATTCTACAAGTAGTGTTTTGAGTATTGATTTCATACTTTTTGTGGCCAATGGTAAAATTTTCTCCTAACTATTATAACAATGCTATTAGAAGCCTGTTGTATACAGTACATTGTCATGAATTATGACATATTTGTCCCTCCTGTAATTCTTAAATTCGTGGACATGTTAATGTCCTGGGGAAGCTTTTGTATATCATCCTTTCTTCCCATATCTAATAATATTCTATTTCATAAAGCATTGTGTGTTTCATAATGTTTAAAGTGTTTTAATCTTTACcatatttattaaatactgtttttatttaaatttgatctCTTTGATTGCCTTTTCCTCCTATTCACAATCTTGATAATCcacaaaataacaaattttatttttaaaaattatattggctttctgtttttcagttaTTAGTATATTGAGTGCTTATCAGTTTTACAAGTATTTATATGAAATCTTCACTACATACACTAATTTGAAACTTTCTCTGAGAAAGCCACGCATTGTGGAGTTCTTTGAGTCACACAAAATATAAATCTGAATAAAAGAACCAACCTAGAAGATGAATCACTGGCAAGTATTGAATATTCATTACCTCAATTTGATCCTTCTTAGTAATGCTTTGTGTTAATTATCAATGaggttatttaataaatatatagaagTAGATGAACCACAAAAAATAGTATGTCCTCACCTATCGCTCTGTgcatattgatttatttagtaAATTCTATCCGATACCTTTATACATGTTTTGGTATTGTGATAGGCATAGGAATGAATCACTTCATTCTTTGAGGTATTCACAGTATAGTATATGAGCTAAATCTCTGGGTAGTCAATTAAATGCCAAAGGCTGTATGTCAAAGATGCTCTTTAGGTCACACTTTGAGTTGACCTAGAGCTAATGGTTGGCAAGCAGAGATAATCTTGGTGATTAAAAAACTGGatttatgggtcagagatgtgactgtgggatggcaaccccatccctcacttgatgtcttctcttcctttctgaaagaattacagggttggaaatggagaggagcctgaggaaaagaaggtccagtgacaggcccaaagaggcatccagttcaaggggaggtaccaagacctaacactattactgaggctacagtgagctcacaaaaagagatctatcatgactgtcctccgaaagacccaacaagcagctgaaagagtcagatgcagatattttcacccaatcaatggacagaagcagctgacccctgttgttgaattagggaaggctgaaagaagctgaggagaagggagatcctgtaggaggaccagcagtctcaattaatctggacccccaagatttctcaaacactgggaaaccaaacagacagcatacaccagctgatatgaggcccccaacacacatacagtagaggacttctggatctgtgttcattcagagatgatgcacctaacccaccagagacttgaggccccagggagtttagaggtcaggtgtggtggggggtgggggaatccacttggagacagggtggggtgagaAGAAGGTGTGGgatgaggagcagggggaggttggatgggggtgaggagtggaatatggagtgtaaaaactaaattaaaaataaaaaatggatttaaaaggtATAAAGTTGAAAGTAGGGAAAATGACATGGTTAATACTACTGTTATAGGCCTAAAGTTTACTTCTGTTGTTGAGAAAAAGACATATTTCAAAAACTACAATTagcaactaaaaacaaaattaaaagactaGTGAGCCAAAACTATGTGAAAAGAGATGCTTTTGTAATTTTGAACTAGAATCAATGTTTGCAGTGATTGCATGAACAGAAAAGCCAATGAGCAGAGCTAAGTTGAGGATGTACCCACCCAATTCATCAAACCCCTGGTTTGATTTTCAGCAGCAATAACAAAATGTCAATTAAAGAGCTTTTAGTAAAGTAATGTAATAGAACACTTCAATTTTATAATTAACATGTTTAGGAAAATCTATAACTAGCATTATCCTAAATGAcaagaaacttgaagcattccTGATGTAATTAATAACAATGCTACAATGTCATATTTTATCACATCCATTTAACCTTGTTCTAGAAGTTCTATATGATATAATAAGAACTAAAATTAATGTTTTGCAGCTTAATTTTATCACTTAAATTTTTTGTGTTgaagcctgtggtggtttgactgagaatgaccccataggctcatacatttgaatgcttagtcaccagggagtggaagtGCTTAGGGAGTAGGAGGTGCAGTCTTATGGGAGTAGATGTGGTCTTATTGcaggaattgtgtcactgggaatgggctttgaggtttcaaaaacctacatcagtctcagtctctctctttttctctgactgctgcctatggatcaggatatAGCTCTTAGCTACTGATCTATTGTCTGGTCTATCTGTTCTCCTCCATGGATTCACATTccaaaactgtaaacaagccaattaaatgtttctttcaccagagttgtcttggttgtggtgtcttttcacagcaacagaacaatgaCCAAGACAAAGCCTAAATCTCCAGAGCTTCAGAATGAGACTATAGTTGATATAGTGTCCTCAAAGATGAAGTTAAATTTGGACTACAAGTGGGTCATGTATTTGTAGGAAGAAGTTCCAAGAACAAAGAGAATCTTCAGAGTTTCAGGTGCATAGAGCTTAACATATGCAGGGACACCAAGAGAATTGGCATTTAGAGATCAAGAGAAAAACCTCAGATGAGTTCACTCTGATAGTGGCTTCATGTTAGACATCAGCCTCCATAGCTATAAGAAAGTATTTTTGTGGTTACTATACCCAATTACTTGTATTTTGTTATTATGGACTGAAAAATTCACATGATTAGGTAATCCATAAGAAAAAACAACTACACTTGTTTACATACACAAAGATGTTTAGTGGAGAAAATCCAAAAGTCTCAGtagcagaaacaacagaaactttCTGCAAGTAATAATTGGTTATAGTAAGTTTTCTGGAACAAGGTTAAAATACAAAAGtccatttattttctacataCTATCAAAATTgcaatttgaaatttaaaacatgcTGTGGAGATAGATGATATAATAGAAATATACATTCCTAGTTCTTGTATAAACACAAATTTAACAATAATGCCCAAAGCAAAATACATTTGTGAGAATTCCAGGATATAGTTAAAATTTTGCAAACCCCCTAGAAATCCATGAATTCAAGAGTACTTTCATCAAAATGGATAAGTTTTTCCTCTGTGGAATACATATTCAGATACAACTGGTTCAGCTAAGTACCCAGATAATACCTTTACTTATGATTTCTACTTTACAGTAACATTGAAGTGGATGACAGAACCAACACGCTAACTTTTCAGAAgattaaataaagaatttttttccttgaatcATCTGAAGCTCAAATGAAATCAAGATAGCCTGGATATTAAGGAACTGCTGAGAGTACAAGTAACAACAGTTGGGTGACTTTCTTTATCCACCATAGCTAGGGCAgatagggaaaagggaaaggaatgcAGTTTCAGTTTTATATGTCTGGAAGTAAGGGGTTGGGAAATACAGAATTGCAGAATCCTGGTTATTTGGAAGACTTTCAGAAGGGATGGTGTCATCTTGTCTTTTTTTAGGAGCAGTGTATATACTTTGAGTGTTTCTGAAATCAGTGAAAAGCTGTGGAAGTTGGTGTTATAGAATTAGAGAACTTTATTTCAGACACTGTCAACAGTGGGTTGTCATGTGCTCCTAACCTAAGGCAGAGAAATAGTGTGTCACGTCTTTTGGTGATATTATGTACAAAGGCATATATTCTCCTAACAACATTTCACATACTTTTATGAACTTGTTGGACTTATTAGGAAGTGTGTATTTTTTCATAAAAAGCCCCTGTATATAGGCTAGGGGATGAAAAGAGTTTCCTACCCAAGATtatgaaagacacagagaaacaaaccacaaaattaggggaaaaatgaaactaaaatgaaataaactagcAGAAGTAGAActacaaaccaaaccaatggAACCAAAcacaaaatttagaaataaaaattacagtaactgaaataaaaaacatCATTAGAGGAATTAAATAGCAGACTTTAAGTGGAATTAAGATGTTTAAGTAAAATTGAAAggtttaaagaaattatttagtCAAAAGaaccatcttttaaaacaaagtaatTAGAAAGTAAAAAATGTATTCCAAACTTATATAGTATCAAAAAGTgtgtattttttaagtttaagaaCACAAGAAAGTAGCAAGAAGCTTATTTTAATAGATAATGCTTGAAAATATAACAACTTGGGAAAGGAacccagacattttttttcttttttattggatattttctttatttacatttcaactgttatcccctttcccagttcccccctccAGGAAACCCTGTATTCTatcctcccccctgcttctatgagggtgttcacctacccactcaccctattcctcttccccaccctcGATTTCCCTACACTAGGGcctctatcaagccttcatagaaccaaggacctctcctcccattgatgcacgacaaggccatcctctgctacatatgcagctggagtcatatgtgaaggatgaccattgtgtggatact from Mus pahari chromosome 9, PAHARI_EIJ_v1.1, whole genome shotgun sequence includes:
- the LOC110327024 gene encoding olfactory receptor 9K2, whose translation is MGDRETSNHSDMTDFILVGFRVSPELHILLFLLFLLVYAMILLGNLGMMAIIMTDPRLNTPMYFFLGNLSFIDLFYSSVIAPKAMSNFWTESKSISFAGCVAQIFLFALFIVAEGFLLAAMAYDRFIAICNPLLYSVHMSTRLCTQLVAGSYFCGCISSVLQTGMTFTLSFCASRAIDHFYCDSRPLQRLSCSDIFIHKIVSFSLAGIIILPTVIVIIVSYMYIVSTVLKIRSVEGRKKAFSTCSSHLGVVSVLYGAVFFMYLTPDRFPELSKLASLCYSLVTPMLNPLIYSLRNKDVKEALSKLLEKKKSSGSFFPFYK